The Bacteroidales bacterium genome window below encodes:
- a CDS encoding LytTR family transcriptional regulator, with protein sequence MEKMLPEVFFRSHRSCIVNIAYIDSLEKNQITTVTGHQFPIVRNKFGELKKLLLEMPRITIPNCGM encoded by the coding sequence ATAGAAAAAATGTTACCTGAAGTGTTTTTCAGATCTCACCGGTCCTGTATTGTCAATATAGCTTATATCGATAGTCTCGAAAAGAACCAGATAACCACCGTAACCGGCCATCAATTCCCTATTGTTAGAAATAAATTTGGTGAATTGAAGAAACTGCTTCTGGAAATGCCGAGGATCACCATTCCCAATTGTGGAATGTGA